The genome window TATTGGGGCCAAAACCGTACGCATTTACTAAAACACCAATTGTTGGGTCGAATAAACCATTCGTTTCTTTATAAATTTGGTTGGAAAGTTGGAATGTTTCAGTAAAGAAATCATCCACAACAACAGTTGAATCTCCAGTATTTATTTTAGAAATTTTAGAATCAGGTCGATAAGTTGAAAGTGATAAATCGAAAGCAGTTAACAAAGAATCAATTTGATTTTTAGTTACTTTTTCTTCATTAGCAATATATTTTATAGAATAGGTACTTCCTTGTGCTTCGCCTTGAATGGTAAAAAAGTCACTTGTTTTAGTACACGAAACAAACAAAACAGTTACAAAAAGAAAACTACAAAATCTCTTTAATTCCTTCATAATTTAAAATATAATCTTGATTTTTTAAAATCGGTTTTTCGAAATCTTCTGCATTAGCAAAACCTACACCAGCAAATAAAACTTTAGCTTTTTTCTCTTTAGCATGATTAATGAAAGTTTCCATAAAAACCACATCATATTCGGCAGGATTATCTGGATAGGTAACGGCTTGTACCATTACAAAATGCAATGTGTTTGTAGGTTTATCTACACAAACAAATTGTGGGTGTTTTTTTAATTGGCTGTTAATAGCAATAAACTCAAATCCTTTTTTTTCAAGTTCTTTTCCCACGTGATTCATGGCCAAATGGTGTAAGTCTTGTAGTGATAATGCTTCCATGATACAAAGGTAGTTATTCTATTTGAATGCATAAAAAAACCGACTCATTTCTGAATCGGTTTTGATATATAAAATTTGGATTAACCTCCGAAGTCGTCGAAACGAACATTTTCTTTTGGCACACCCCAATCGTCACACATTTTTACAACTGCGTTATTCATCATTGGTGGTCCACAGAAATAGAATTCGATATCTTCTGGTGAATCGTGTAATTTCAAGTGATTATCGATAACTACGTTATGGATAAATCCTACGAAACCATCTCCTTCTCCATTTGGTCCATCTTTCACTTTCCAGTTATCTTCTGGTAAAGGCTCTGATAAAGCGATATGGAATTTAAAGTTAGGAAAATCTTTCTCTAAAGCTCTAAAGTGATCTACATAGAATAACTCACGCTTAGAACGACCTCCGTACCAATAGGTTACTTTTCTTCCTGTTTTAACTGTACGGAATAAGTGATATAAGTGCGAACGCATTGGTGCCATACCAGCTCCACCACCTACATACAACATTTCAGCTTCAGACTCATTGATGAAGAATTCACCATAAGGACCAGAAACCGTTACTGTATCACCTGCTTTTCTAGAGAAAACGTAAGAAGAAGCAACTCCAGGGTTCACTTTCATCCAATCGTTAGTAGCTCTATCAAATGGAGGTGTAGCAATACGAACGTTTAACATGATTTTTCTTCCTTCTGCAGGGTAAGAAGCCATAGAGTAAGCTCTTTCAACCAATTCGTTATTTTTCATAACTAAAGGCCATAATTTGAACTTATCCCACTCTACTTGGAATTTATCTGGTTCACCTGGGTGTTCCACAGGGTGAGCAGTAATATCGATATCCGTGAATTTAACCTCACAAGAAGGGATTTCAATTTGTATATAACCTCCAGCTTCGTAGTGCATATCTTCTGGTAACTCAACAATAAACTCTTTAATGAAAGAAGCTACATTGTAGTTAGAATATACTTTTGCTTCGAATTTTTTGATACCAAAAATTTCTTCTGGAACTTCGATAATCATGTCTTGTTTTACTTTAACCTGACATCCTAATCTCCATCCTTCAGCTAATTCTTTACGAGTAAAGTTTGGTATTTCTGTTGGTAATGGCTCACCACCACCATCTAATACTTTACATTTACATTGTAAACAAGAACCCCCACCACCACAAGCAGATGGTAAAAAGATTTTATTATTTCCTAAAGTAGTTAAAAGTGTTGCACCTCCACCTACTTCAATTTCGTTTTCACCGTTAATTTTAATCTTTACAGCACCCGAGTTTACTAATTTTGATTTTGCGTATAATAGCATAAACACCATTAGTAAAATTAGCGCTAAGAAAGCTAAAATCGAATATGTAATTAATTCAAACATAATTTCAATTTTTAATGTTATACTATTATTTAACTGTTTGAGTTGAATCTACTTTTACAGAATCAACAGCTACTTGAACTGAATCAACTACTGGAGTTTCAACAACTGCTGGAGCTGGAGCTTCAACTTTAACCTCAGGCTTTTTGTTTAATGCGTTAAGATCAATACCACCAAAACTCATGAAACCTACAGCCATTAAACCTGTTAAGATAAAAGTAATACCTAAACCTCTTAATGGAGCTAAAACATTAGAATATTCCATTTTCTCACGAATAGCAGCCATAGCTACAATTGCAATCATCCAACCTAAACCAGATGAGAAACCAAAAGTAACAACGTGACCGATATTTTGATAAGCACCAGTATCTACACGTAATTGCATAAATAATGAACCTCCTAAAATAGCACAGTTAACCGCGATAAGTGGCAAGAAGATACCTAATGAGTTATATAATGATGGAGAGAATTTCTCAACAATCATTTCTACTAATTGAACTAACGTTGCAACAACCGCAATAAAGATGATAAGATTTAAGAAACTTAAATCCATCGTTTTTAAAGATGGGTCTAACCAAGATAAAGCACCTGCTTCTAAAACATATTTATAAATTAAATAGTTTAATGGAACTGTAATTACTTGTACGAAAGTTACCGCAATTCCTAATCCAATAGCAGTTGATACTTTTTTAGATACAGCCAAGAATGAACACATTCCTAAGAAGTATGCAAACACCATGTTATCAATGAACATGGATTTTAAAAATATATTGATATATTCAAACATAGCTATTATTTTTTCTCAATTAATTTTTTGTTGATACCTCTTTGTACCCAGATAACAATACCTACTGTAATAAGAGCCATTGGTGCTAATAACATAAAACCATTATTAACATATCCGTGTGCATATGCTCCAGTTTTATCTACTGCATTTCCTAAGATTTCAATTCCGAAGATTTTTCCAGAACCTAATAATTCTCTGAAGAAAGCTACAATCATTAAGATAATTCCATATCCTAATCCGTTTCCAATACCATCTAAAAATGATTTCCATGGACCGTTACCTAAAGCGAAAGCCTCTAAACGTCCCATTACAATACAGTTTGTAATAATTAATCCAACGAATACCGATAATTGTTTACTTACGTCGTAAGCATAAGCTTTTAAGATTTGGTCTACTAAAATTACCAATAAAGCTACTACTACTAACTGAACAATAATACGAATACGGTTAGGAATTAAATTTCTAATTAAAGATACAATAACGTTACTTAACGCAACAACCGCCGTTACTGAAAGTGCCATTACAAAGGCATTTTTCATTTGAACAGTTACCGCTAAAGCAGAACAAATACCAAGTACTTGAACTGTTACTGGGTTATCGTCATTAAATGGATTTGTAATTAACTTAATATTACTTTTTGAAAATAATCCTTCTTTGTTGTTTTCTGCCATGACGATTATTTTTTAATAGATTTTAAATACTTCTCATAAGGTTTTAAACCTCTTACTAACATTTCTGTTACTCCATTTCCTGTTAAAGTAGCTCCTGAAATTGCATCAACTTCACCGTCTGCTTTATCATCTCCACCAGCATATCCTTTGATTACTTTAAGACCTTGTAAGTTTCCATTAGCATCAAAAATACTTTCTCCAACAAAACGTTTTTGAAAATAATCTTGTGTAATTTCTCCTCCTAATCCTGGAGTTTCTGATTTATGATCAAAAACGATACCATCTACTTTTAAGTTTTCATCAACTGAAACATATCCCCAGATAGCATCCCATAATCCCATTCCTCTTACTGGAATAACATAGAATTTTTTACCGTCTTTTTCTGCATTAAAGATTGGAAATTTCCCTTTTACTTTAGCAATATCAACTGTAAAAGCTTCTTTACTTATTTCGTTACCGTTTTCATCAAAAACAGCTTCACTAATAATGTGTTTTTTATATGCCTCTTCAGAAGCATCTCTATCTACAGCAACTCCAAACGATTTAAGGATGTACTGCATTTTTTCTTTCTTAATGTTTGCTTCTTGATCTGGCTTTAAAGCTGTTGCAGCAAATGCTAAAGCAGAAGCTACTAAAACAACCATAACAGTCGCAAACAAAAATGTATATCCGTTACTTTCTCTATTCATGATTACGCAGATTTTAATTGTTTTGCTTTAGCCAATCTTTTCTTTCTCTTAGTA of Flavobacterium channae contains these proteins:
- a CDS encoding Na(+)-translocating NADH-quinone reductase subunit F, producing the protein MEALSLQDLHHLAMNHVGKELEKKGFEFIAINSQLKKHPQFVCVDKPTNTLHFVMVQAVTYPDNPAEYDVVFMETFINHAKEKKAKVLFAGVGFANAEDFEKPILKNQDYILNYEGIKEIL
- the nqrF gene encoding NADH:ubiquinone reductase (Na(+)-transporting) subunit F gives rise to the protein MFELITYSILAFLALILLMVFMLLYAKSKLVNSGAVKIKINGENEIEVGGGATLLTTLGNNKIFLPSACGGGGSCLQCKCKVLDGGGEPLPTEIPNFTRKELAEGWRLGCQVKVKQDMIIEVPEEIFGIKKFEAKVYSNYNVASFIKEFIVELPEDMHYEAGGYIQIEIPSCEVKFTDIDITAHPVEHPGEPDKFQVEWDKFKLWPLVMKNNELVERAYSMASYPAEGRKIMLNVRIATPPFDRATNDWMKVNPGVASSYVFSRKAGDTVTVSGPYGEFFINESEAEMLYVGGGAGMAPMRSHLYHLFRTVKTGRKVTYWYGGRSKRELFYVDHFRALEKDFPNFKFHIALSEPLPEDNWKVKDGPNGEGDGFVGFIHNVVIDNHLKLHDSPEDIEFYFCGPPMMNNAVVKMCDDWGVPKENVRFDDFGG
- the nqrE gene encoding NADH:ubiquinone reductase (Na(+)-transporting) subunit E produces the protein MFEYINIFLKSMFIDNMVFAYFLGMCSFLAVSKKVSTAIGLGIAVTFVQVITVPLNYLIYKYVLEAGALSWLDPSLKTMDLSFLNLIIFIAVVATLVQLVEMIVEKFSPSLYNSLGIFLPLIAVNCAILGGSLFMQLRVDTGAYQNIGHVVTFGFSSGLGWMIAIVAMAAIREKMEYSNVLAPLRGLGITFILTGLMAVGFMSFGGIDLNALNKKPEVKVEAPAPAVVETPVVDSVQVAVDSVKVDSTQTVK
- a CDS encoding NADH:ubiquinone reductase (Na(+)-transporting) subunit D, with the protein product MAENNKEGLFSKSNIKLITNPFNDDNPVTVQVLGICSALAVTVQMKNAFVMALSVTAVVALSNVIVSLIRNLIPNRIRIIVQLVVVALLVILVDQILKAYAYDVSKQLSVFVGLIITNCIVMGRLEAFALGNGPWKSFLDGIGNGLGYGIILMIVAFFRELLGSGKIFGIEILGNAVDKTGAYAHGYVNNGFMLLAPMALITVGIVIWVQRGINKKLIEKK
- the nqrC gene encoding NADH:ubiquinone reductase (Na(+)-transporting) subunit C, with protein sequence MNRESNGYTFLFATVMVVLVASALAFAATALKPDQEANIKKEKMQYILKSFGVAVDRDASEEAYKKHIISEAVFDENGNEISKEAFTVDIAKVKGKFPIFNAEKDGKKFYVIPVRGMGLWDAIWGYVSVDENLKVDGIVFDHKSETPGLGGEITQDYFQKRFVGESIFDANGNLQGLKVIKGYAGGDDKADGEVDAISGATLTGNGVTEMLVRGLKPYEKYLKSIKK